In a single window of the Saccharothrix australiensis genome:
- a CDS encoding cysteine desulfurase family protein, giving the protein MAYFDHAATTPMLPEAIEAMTKALSSTGNASSLHTSGRRARRAVEEAREDIADALGARPSEVIFTSGGTESDNLAVKGVYWARRADGRRRVVASSVEHHAVLDTVEWLVEHEDAEVTWLEPDRLGRIVPEALRDALDDDVAVVTTMWANNEVGTINPVRELAAVAAERGVPFHTDAVQAVGAVPVDFAGSGASALTLTGHKLGGPYGVGVLLLGRDVATTPLLHGGGQERDVRSGTLDVPAIVALAAAVRHAVTEQLARVGEVAALRDELVAAVRRAVPDVVLSGDPEHRLPGNAHLAFPGCEGDSLLMLLDAKGVECSTGSACTAGVAEPSHVLLAMGVDPVLARGSLRFSLGHTSTAAEVRELAEVIGPVVARARAAGIAGMRRLAGAADRTTAGV; this is encoded by the coding sequence ATGGCCTACTTCGACCATGCCGCCACGACCCCCATGCTCCCCGAGGCGATCGAGGCGATGACCAAGGCGTTGTCCAGCACGGGCAACGCCTCGTCGCTGCACACGTCGGGCCGGCGTGCGCGGCGGGCGGTCGAGGAGGCGCGCGAGGACATCGCGGACGCCCTCGGCGCGCGGCCCTCCGAAGTCATCTTCACCAGCGGCGGCACGGAGAGCGACAACCTCGCCGTCAAGGGCGTCTACTGGGCCCGGCGCGCCGACGGGCGGCGGCGGGTCGTGGCGTCGAGCGTCGAGCACCACGCCGTGCTGGACACCGTGGAGTGGCTGGTCGAGCACGAGGACGCGGAGGTCACCTGGCTGGAGCCGGACCGCCTGGGGCGCATCGTGCCCGAGGCGCTGCGCGACGCGCTGGACGACGACGTCGCCGTGGTCACGACCATGTGGGCGAACAACGAGGTCGGCACGATCAACCCGGTGCGCGAGCTGGCCGCCGTGGCCGCCGAGCGGGGCGTCCCGTTCCACACCGACGCCGTGCAGGCGGTCGGCGCGGTGCCGGTGGACTTCGCGGGGTCCGGCGCGAGCGCGCTGACGCTGACCGGGCACAAACTCGGCGGCCCGTACGGCGTGGGCGTGCTCCTGCTCGGGCGGGACGTGGCGACGACGCCGCTGCTGCACGGCGGCGGCCAGGAGCGGGACGTGCGGTCGGGCACGCTGGACGTGCCGGCGATCGTCGCGCTGGCCGCGGCCGTGCGGCACGCGGTGACCGAGCAGCTCGCGCGGGTCGGCGAGGTCGCCGCCCTGCGGGACGAGCTGGTGGCCGCGGTGCGGCGCGCGGTGCCGGACGTGGTGCTCAGCGGCGACCCTGAGCACCGGCTGCCGGGCAACGCGCACCTGGCGTTCCCCGGCTGCGAGGGCGACAGCCTGCTGATGCTGCTGGACGCCAAGGGCGTCGAGTGCTCGACCGGATCGGCGTGCACGGCGGGTGTCGCGGAGCCGAGCCACGTGCTGCTGGCGATGGGCGTCGACCCGGTGCTGGCGCGCGGCTCGCTGCGGTTCTCGCTGGGGCACACGTCGACCGCGGCCGAGGTGCGCGAGCTGGCCGAGGTGATCGGGCCGGTGGTGGCGCGGGCCCGCGCGGCGGGCATCGCGGGGATGCGGCGGCTCGCCGGGGCCGCCGACCGGACTACAGCGGGGGTGTGA
- a CDS encoding lysophospholipid acyltransferase family protein, whose protein sequence is MTAAHAWMPSSPCGDGCVDRTAAEVGVVRVAWRVCAALAVLACGAPVALAALATRGRTREALLRRWFRLLVRAFGARLSVVGAPVFQATPGRGVLVVSNHVSWLDELAIDAVQPIRMVAKRDIKDWPVLGGLITAARTVYLDRERLSLLPGTVAELTAALRDGAAVGIHAEGTTWCGLASGRYRPALFQAALDAGVPVQPVVLRYLVGGAPTTRAAFVGSDTLVDSLRRVLRLRDLVVEVRVLDEVAPGRAASRRELAALVQRETERTLYGDVLVPAQRAHGGSAQRQSV, encoded by the coding sequence ATGACCGCCGCCCACGCGTGGATGCCGTCCTCGCCGTGCGGCGACGGGTGCGTGGACCGCACGGCCGCCGAGGTGGGCGTCGTCCGGGTGGCGTGGCGGGTCTGCGCGGCGCTGGCCGTCCTCGCCTGCGGCGCGCCGGTCGCCCTGGCGGCGCTGGCCACGCGCGGGCGGACCCGCGAAGCGCTGCTGCGCCGCTGGTTCCGGCTCCTCGTGCGGGCGTTCGGCGCACGGCTGTCGGTGGTCGGCGCGCCGGTGTTCCAGGCGACACCCGGCCGCGGGGTGCTCGTCGTCAGCAACCACGTGTCGTGGCTGGACGAGCTGGCCATCGACGCGGTCCAGCCGATCAGGATGGTCGCGAAGCGGGACATCAAGGACTGGCCCGTGCTCGGCGGGCTGATCACCGCGGCCAGGACCGTCTACCTGGACCGCGAGCGGCTGTCCCTGCTGCCCGGCACCGTGGCCGAACTGACCGCCGCGCTGCGGGACGGCGCGGCGGTCGGCATCCACGCCGAGGGCACGACGTGGTGCGGCCTGGCCTCCGGCCGGTACCGCCCGGCCCTGTTCCAGGCGGCCCTGGACGCCGGCGTGCCCGTCCAGCCCGTCGTCCTGCGGTACCTGGTGGGCGGCGCCCCGACGACCCGCGCGGCGTTCGTCGGCTCGGACACGCTGGTCGACTCCCTGCGCCGCGTGCTGCGGCTGCGTGACCTCGTGGTCGAGGTGCGCGTGCTGGACGAGGTCGCACCGGGCCGGGCCGCTTCCCGGCGCGAACTGGCCGCGCTGGTGCAGCGGGAGACCGAGCGAACGCTCTACGGCGACGTGCTGGTACCCGCTCAGCGCGCGCACGGGGGCAGCGCACAACGCCAGTCGGTGTGA
- a CDS encoding electron transfer flavoprotein subunit alpha/FixB family protein, translating into MSEVLVLVDHVDGEVKKVTHELLSAARRLGEPSAVVVGSPGTAGKVRESLARYGAAKVYAVESEDAVQHLVTPKVDALATIAGTASPAAVLVAATLEGKEVAGRLAARLGSGLLYDVVDLDGEGVGTQSVFGGAYIVKSEVTGGVPVIAVRPGGVEAEEAPGDAVEQAVELPAADPAKVTRVTGREPVVGGDRPELTEASVVVSGGRGVGSAESFEVVEKLADSLGAAVGASRAAVDSGYYPHQFQVGQTGKTVSPQLYIALGISGAIQHRAGMQTSKTIIAVNKDAEAPIFEIADFGVVGDLFKVAPQLTEEVEKRKG; encoded by the coding sequence ATGTCTGAGGTCCTGGTCCTCGTCGACCACGTCGACGGCGAGGTCAAGAAGGTCACCCATGAGCTTCTATCCGCCGCGCGCCGTCTCGGCGAGCCGTCCGCGGTGGTGGTCGGATCGCCCGGCACCGCGGGCAAGGTGAGGGAGTCCCTGGCCCGCTACGGCGCGGCCAAGGTGTACGCGGTGGAGTCCGAGGACGCCGTGCAGCACCTCGTCACGCCGAAGGTGGACGCGCTGGCGACCATCGCGGGCACCGCCTCCCCGGCCGCCGTCCTCGTGGCGGCGACGCTGGAGGGCAAGGAGGTCGCGGGCAGGCTCGCGGCGCGCCTCGGCTCCGGCCTGCTCTACGACGTGGTCGACCTCGACGGCGAGGGCGTCGGCACGCAGTCGGTCTTCGGCGGCGCGTACATCGTGAAGTCCGAGGTGACCGGCGGCGTGCCCGTCATCGCCGTGCGCCCCGGCGGCGTGGAGGCCGAGGAGGCGCCCGGCGACGCGGTCGAGCAGGCCGTGGAGCTGCCCGCCGCGGACCCCGCCAAGGTGACCCGCGTGACCGGCCGCGAGCCGGTCGTCGGCGGCGACCGCCCCGAGCTGACCGAGGCGTCGGTCGTCGTGTCCGGTGGGCGCGGCGTCGGCTCGGCGGAGAGCTTCGAGGTCGTGGAGAAGCTCGCCGACAGCCTCGGCGCGGCCGTGGGCGCGTCGCGCGCCGCGGTGGACTCCGGCTACTACCCGCACCAGTTCCAGGTCGGTCAGACCGGCAAGACGGTTTCGCCGCAGCTCTACATCGCGCTGGGCATCTCCGGCGCAATTCAGCACCGCGCCGGCATGCAGACGTCGAAGACGATCATCGCGGTGAACAAGGACGCCGAGGCGCCGATCTTCGAGATCGCCGACTTCGGCGTGGTGGGCGACCTGTTCAAGGTCGCGCCGCAGCTCACCGAAGAGGTCGAGAAGCGCAAGGGCTGA
- a CDS encoding GNAT family N-acetyltransferase, with translation MTQPQLLVSTGDTTAGAPRYSLLVARDSAEVVAAQRLRHQVFAGEMGATLHSPVAGHDVDPFDEHCDHLVVRDDRTGEIVGTYRMLPPERAADAGRLYSDTEFDLTNLADLRPSVVETGRSCVHPDHRTGAVVSLVWAGIARYMLLSGHSWLVGCASVPLHDGGSHAAGVWDQVRAKHYAPERYRVTPLNPWDVDAVERPAKTVLPPLLKGYLRLGAWVCGRPALDPDFGVADLFVLLGMEHVDQRYLKFFLGETS, from the coding sequence ATGACGCAGCCTCAACTGCTTGTCAGCACCGGGGACACCACCGCCGGCGCGCCGCGCTACTCGCTGCTCGTCGCCCGCGACAGCGCCGAGGTCGTGGCCGCGCAGAGACTGCGGCACCAGGTCTTCGCCGGTGAGATGGGCGCGACCCTGCACTCGCCGGTCGCGGGCCACGACGTCGACCCGTTCGACGAGCACTGCGACCACCTCGTGGTGCGCGACGACCGGACCGGCGAGATCGTCGGCACCTACCGGATGCTGCCGCCGGAACGCGCCGCCGACGCGGGCCGGCTGTACTCCGACACCGAGTTCGACCTGACGAACCTCGCCGACCTGCGGCCCTCCGTCGTCGAGACGGGCCGCTCGTGCGTCCACCCCGACCACCGCACCGGCGCCGTCGTGTCGCTGGTGTGGGCGGGCATCGCCCGCTACATGCTCCTGTCCGGCCACTCCTGGCTGGTGGGGTGCGCGTCCGTGCCGCTGCACGACGGCGGCTCGCACGCGGCGGGCGTGTGGGACCAGGTGCGGGCCAAGCACTACGCGCCCGAGCGGTACCGCGTCACGCCGCTCAACCCGTGGGACGTGGACGCGGTGGAGCGCCCCGCCAAGACCGTCCTCCCGCCGCTGCTCAAGGGCTACCTGCGGCTCGGGGCGTGGGTTTGCGGGCGGCCGGCCCTGGACCCGGACTTCGGTGTCGCCGACCTGTTCGTGCTGCTCGGGATGGAGCACGTCGACCAGCGCTACCTGAAGTTCTTCCTGGGCGAGACGTCATGA
- a CDS encoding MFS transporter has protein sequence MTTTDAGRETGQSAKSRLWTPERRGPTAGIILLVTLLAFENMGVSTAMPRMVAELDGNDLYAWPFLAFLAASVIATVLSGRFSDLRGPRPSLLAGPALFLVGLLVAGAAQDMAQLLLGRVLQGLGGGAQVVALYVLIGLVYEEEDRPAVFGLVASAWVVPSLVGPAVSGWLTEALSWRWVFLGLAPLVLLGVLLLVPVLRKLPEHRPDPNQRRGLPLAALAAGGGVVGLSWAAQHPTGVNLLIGLAALVVLVPALRVLLPKGTLLARRGLPVTILARGLLAGSFFAAEAFIPLTLTSVHGYSAIASGIPLTLSALGWSTGAWWQSRKSDIPREKLVRWGFVLNAVGIAGVTLIAPPWGPAWLTPVLWAVAGAGMGLAMSSLSVLTLGASSDVDRGFNSSALQISDMLGSALLVGLGGVLVATFASAQAPTAAIVPFDLLMVGVAVLGAVLTRRLGRATLGD, from the coding sequence GTGACCACGACCGATGCGGGACGAGAGACCGGGCAGTCAGCCAAGAGCAGGTTGTGGACCCCCGAGCGGAGGGGGCCCACGGCCGGGATCATCCTGCTCGTCACCTTGCTCGCCTTCGAGAACATGGGTGTCAGTACGGCGATGCCCCGCATGGTCGCCGAGTTGGACGGCAACGACCTGTACGCCTGGCCGTTCCTCGCCTTCCTCGCCGCCAGCGTGATCGCCACGGTGCTCTCCGGTCGGTTCAGCGACCTGCGCGGGCCCCGGCCGAGCCTGTTGGCCGGGCCCGCCTTGTTCCTGGTCGGGCTGTTGGTCGCGGGCGCGGCGCAGGACATGGCGCAGTTGCTGCTGGGCCGGGTGCTCCAGGGACTGGGCGGCGGCGCGCAGGTGGTCGCGCTCTACGTCCTGATCGGCCTGGTGTACGAGGAAGAGGACCGGCCGGCCGTGTTCGGCCTGGTGGCCAGCGCCTGGGTGGTGCCGTCGCTGGTCGGGCCCGCCGTGTCGGGGTGGCTGACCGAGGCGCTGTCGTGGCGCTGGGTGTTCCTCGGGCTCGCGCCGCTGGTGCTGCTCGGGGTGCTGCTGCTCGTCCCGGTCCTGCGGAAGCTGCCCGAGCACCGGCCCGACCCGAACCAGCGACGCGGTCTGCCGTTGGCCGCGTTGGCGGCCGGCGGGGGTGTCGTGGGGCTGAGCTGGGCCGCGCAGCACCCCACCGGCGTGAACCTGCTGATCGGCCTGGCCGCGCTGGTCGTGCTGGTGCCGGCGTTGCGCGTGTTGCTGCCCAAGGGCACGCTGCTGGCGCGTCGGGGGCTGCCGGTGACGATCCTGGCGCGCGGCCTGCTCGCCGGGTCGTTCTTCGCGGCCGAGGCGTTCATCCCGCTCACGCTCACCTCCGTGCACGGGTACTCGGCCATCGCCTCCGGCATCCCGTTGACGCTGTCGGCCCTCGGTTGGTCGACGGGCGCGTGGTGGCAGTCGCGCAAGTCGGACATCCCGCGCGAGAAGCTCGTCCGCTGGGGGTTCGTGCTCAACGCCGTGGGCATCGCCGGGGTGACGCTCATCGCACCGCCGTGGGGTCCGGCGTGGCTCACGCCGGTGCTGTGGGCGGTGGCGGGCGCGGGCATGGGGCTCGCCATGTCGAGCCTGAGCGTGCTCACCCTGGGGGCGTCCAGCGACGTGGACCGGGGTTTCAACTCGTCGGCGCTGCAGATCAGCGACATGCTCGGGTCGGCGCTGCTGGTGGGCCTGGGCGGTGTGCTGGTCGCCACGTTCGCCTCGGCGCAGGCGCCGACGGCCGCGATCGTGCCGTTCGACCTGCTGATGGTGGGCGTGGCCGTGCTCGGTGCCGTGCTCACGCGACGGCTGGGCAGGGCTACCCTGGGAGACTGA